The following are encoded in a window of Naumovozyma castellii chromosome 10, complete genome genomic DNA:
- the TAL1 gene encoding sedoheptulose-7-phosphate:D-glyceraldehyde-3-phosphate transaldolase TAL1 (ancestral locus Anc_4.188), translated as MSEPAQKKQKTTGSSLEQLKASGTVVVADTGDFASIAKFTPQDSTTNPSLILAAAKQPAYAKLIDVAVSYGKKNGKTTDEKVELAVDRLLVEFGKEILKIVPGRVSTEVDARLSFDKEATIAKALEIIKLYEDLGISRERVLIKIASTWEGIQAARELESKHKIHCNLTLLFSFSQAVACAEAKVTLISPFVGRIMDWYKAKTGETYNGRNDPGVLSVHKIYNYYKKHGYKTIVMGASFRNVDEIKNLAGVDYLTISPNLLDELLNSNDHVPRVLDVATAKKEGAEKISYIDDEATFRFSLNEDAMGTEKLAEGIRKFSADIVTLFDMIEKKVTA; from the coding sequence ATGTCCGAACCAGCtcaaaagaaacaaaagacCACCGGATCCTCCCTAGAACAACTAAAGGCTTCCGGTACCGTCGTCGTCGCTGACACTGGTGATTTTGCCTCAATCGCCAAGTTCACCCCACAAGATTCCACTACAAACCCATCTTTGATCTTGGCCGCCGCTAAACAACCAGCTTACGCTAAATTGATTGACGTCGCTGTCAGTTACGGTAAGAAGAATGGTAAGACCACTGATGAAAAAGTGGAACTTGCTGTCGACAGATTGTTGGTCGAATTCGGTAAGGAAATCTTGAAGATTGTCCCAGGTAGAGTTTCCACTGAAGTGGATGCTAGATTATCCTTCGACAAGGAAGCTACCATCGCTAAGGCTTTGgaaatcattaaattatatgaAGATTTAGGAATCTCCAGAGAAAGAGTCCTTATTAAGATCGCTTCCACTTGGGAAGGTATTCAAGCCGCTAGAGAATTGGAAAGTAAACACAAGATCCACTGTAATTTGACCTTGTTGTTCTCCTTCTCTCAAGCTGTCGCTTGTGCTGAAGCTAAGGTCACTTTGATCTCCCCATTCGTTGGTAGAATCATGGATTGGTATAAGGCTAAGACCGGTGAAACTTACAACGGTAGAAATGACCCAGGTGTTCTTTCTGTCCATAAGATTTACAACTACTACAAGAAACATGGTTACAAAACCATTGTCATGGGTGCTTCTTTCAGAAACGTcgatgaaattaagaacTTGGCTGGTGTCGATTACTTAACCATCTCTCCAAACCTGttagatgaattattgaacaGTAACGATCATGTCCCAAGAGTCTTGGATGTCGCTACTGCCAAGAAGGAAGGTGCTGAAAAAATCTCATACATTGACGATGAAGCTACCTTCAGATTCAGCTTGAATGAAGATGCCATGGGAACTGAAAAGTTGGCTGAAGGTATTAGAAAATTCTCTGCTGATATTGTCACTTTGTTTGATATGATTGAAAAGAAGGTTACTGCTTAA
- the SWD1 gene encoding COMPASS subunit protein SWD1 (ancestral locus Anc_4.123) — protein MNLLLQDPFAVLKEYPEKLTRTLENPLRTECLQFSPCGNYLALGCSTGDVVIYDMDTFRPSCILGSKFGAHTRIIQSISWSPDGRYLLTGSGDWIVKVWDLQSPEQPLNELAFDSPIWNCQWFNVESLLCIVTTFEENCAYLVDFKGQKSVSRAIDTLDTNEVDRGYVLTCNVCTKNPNIIITGTSKGWVDFIQIITTSPSAYEFNLLHAVKIANSNIKDVIISQNGDRIAVNSSDRTIRQYSLNISDNLSFIELELEHRYQDVINRLQWNCVFFSNKSAEYLVASPHGSSTHELYLWETGSGTLVRVLEGAEEELMNINWNFYNMCIASNGFESGDVYIWSIVVPPKWSALAPDFEEIEENIEYQEKEDEFDLEDELEQQQEMTQVEEVPIDLRTMEHYDVRGNDLRREKFIIPTDYERILMMQSKRAASKIGPSS, from the coding sequence ATGAACTTACTACTACAGGATCCCTTTGCAGTGTTGAAAGAGTACCCCGAGAAACTTACAAGGACATTAGAGAACCCATTGCGTACAGAATGCCTTCAGTTTAGTCCATGTGGAAACTATTTAGCTCTCGGTTGCTCCACAGGTGATGTGGTGATATATGATATGGATACCTTTAGACCTTCATGTATCCTTGGGAGTAAGTTTGGTGCACATACCAGAATAATACAGTCGATATCTTGGTCACCCGATGGTAGATATCTTCTTACAGGATCAGGAGATTGGATTGTCAAAGTATGGGATCTGCAAAGTCCGGAACAGCCTCTTAATGAATTGGCATTTGACTCTCCTATCTGGAATTGTCAATGGTTCAATGTGGAATCCCTATTATGCATTGTCACGACTTTCGAAGAGAACTGTGCGTACTTAGTAGATTTCAAAGGTCAGAAGAGTGTGAGCCGTGCCATTGACACATTAGATACCAATGAAGTTGACAGAGGTTACGTGTTAACATGTAATGTTTGTACTAAGAATCCCAATATTATCATCACAGGTACTTCTAAGGGATGGGTTGATTTCATTCAGATTATAACAACTTCACCATCAGCCTATGAGTTCAACTTATTACATGCTGTCAAGATTGCCAATTCCAATATAAAAGATGTTATCATTTCACAGAACGGTGATAGAATCGCTGTAAATTCATCAGATAGAACTATTCGACAATATTCCTTGAATATAAGTGATAATTTAAGCTTTATAGAGCTTGAGTTGGAACACAGATATCAAGATGTTATTAACAGACTTCAGTGGAACTGTGTCTTTTTTAGCAACAAATCTGCAGAATATTTGGTAGCATCTCCGCATGGATCTTCAACGCATGAATTATATCTTTGGGAGACCGGTTCTGGGACATTGGTTCGAGTACTTGAAGGTGCAGAAGAGGAACTAATGAATATCAATTGGAATTTCTACAACATGTGTATTGCTAGTAATGGATTTGAATCCGGAGATGTTTATATATGGTCGATCGTAGTGCCACCAAAATGGAGTGCACTGGCACCCGATTTTGAAGAGATCGAGGAAAACATTGAATACCAAGAGAAGGAAGATGAGTTTGATTTGGAGGATGAGCTTGAGCAACAGCAAGAGATGACGCAGGTGGAGGAAGTCCCCATCGACCTCCGAACAATGGAGCATTATGATGTAAGAGGAAACGATCTCCGTAGAGAGAAGTTTATAATACCGACAGACTACGAACGGATTCTCATGATGCAGAGTAAAAGGGCCGCAAGTAAGATTGGACCCTCTAGTTAA
- the CDH1 gene encoding Cdh1p (ancestral locus Anc_4.122), with translation MVGSLGNPFMNNTPSSSPVKDSENNRVSKRPVSNLSSSSTSVLSSPSRRPRTSGSVIYSDRFLPNRTAVNLNAITSIGNPVNLAPHNTSKTEDQVEIQKERQSHATFDAILKNELFGEMLQKDTIGSESSIGRIQNTRPGTADAFRSTYPSERSSHSNSGARFQNSSDNNIQSNDYSESEAGDGAATPPDAEIMEYSSSTSVPVTPSRLFSTVNDDLYRPSTATARGASLLTYSERTGRRTSVSSLMQSQFFDSLSPVRPDSKQLLLSPTKKFRQIAKVPYRVLDAPCLADDFYYDLIDWSSTDILAVGLGKSIFLTDNGSGEVVHLCDTENEYTSLSWVGAGSHLAVGQGNGLVEIYDVVKRKCVRTLSGHVDRVACLSWNGHILTSGSRDHNILHRDVRMPDPFFERLNTHSQEVCGLQWNTEENKLASGGNDNVVCVYDGTSRNPMIKFIEHKAAVKALAWSPHKRGILATGGGTVDRRLKTWNVNTSMKLSDVDTGSQVCNMIWSKNTDEIVTSHGYSKYHLTLWDYPTMNPVAILKGHSFRVLHLTLSADGTTVVSGAGDETLRYWKLFEKSKPRAKPDSIILNAFNQIR, from the coding sequence ATGGTAGGTAGTTTAGGAAATCCGTTTATGAACAATACACCTTCATCTTCACCAGTAAAAGACTCGGAGAATAATCGTGTCTCTAAGAGACCAGTCTCGAACCTTTCTTCGTCATCGACATCCGTTCTATCATCCCCATCAAGAAGACCAAGAACTTCAGGTTCTGTAATATATTCAGATCGATTCCTTCCGAATAGGACAGCAGTAAACCTAAATGCCATAACCTCGATAGGAAACCCAGTCAATTTGGCCCCACACAATACCTCTAAAACAGAGGATCAAGTAGAGATACAGAAAGAAAGACAGTCACATGCTACTTTTGATGCCATCTTAAAGAATGAACTGTTTGGAGAGATGTTGCAAAAGGATACCATTGGGTCTGAAAGCAGTATAGGCAGAATTCAAAATACACGACCAGGAACGGCGGATGCTTTTAGGAGCACGTACCCGTCAGAAAGAAGTAGCCATTCTAATAGTGGTGCGAGATTTCAGAATTCAAGTGACAACAACATTCAATCTAATGATTATAGCGAAAGCGAAGCAGGAGATGGTGCAGCAACCCCTCCCGATGCTGAGATAATGGaatattcatcatccacATCAGTACCTGTTACTCCGAGCCGTTTATTTAGTACAGTGAATGATGACCTGTATAGACCATCTACTGCAACAGCCCGTGGGGCAAGTTTATTGACTTACAGTGAAAGAACTGGGAGGAGGACTTCCGTATCTTCTTTAATGCAGTCACAGTTTTTTGATTCGCTATCACCTGTACGACCAGATTCTAAACAACTTCTGTTATCCCCAACTAAAAAATTTAGGCAAATTGCCAAAGTACCCTATAGGGTATTGGACGCACCATGTTTGGCAGATGATTTTTATTATGATCTTATCGACTGGTCATCGACAGATATATTAGCTGTCGGGTTAGGCAAGTCTATTTTCTTAACAGATAATGGTTCAGGTGAAGTGGTACATCTATGTGATACGGAAAATGAATACACTAGTTTAAGTTGGGTGGGAGCAGGCTCTCATTTAGCTGTTGGGCAGGGAAACGGTcttgttgaaatttatgATGTTGTAAAAAGAAAGTGTGTAAGAACTTTATCTGGCCATGTCGATCGAGTGGCATGTTTATCCTGGAATGGCCACATTCTAACCTCGGGGAGTAGGGACCATAATATCCTTCATAGAGATGTTAGAATGCCGGATCCATTTTTTGAGCGTCTTAATACTCACTCTCAGGAGGTATGTGGATTGCAGTGGAATACGGAAGAGAATAAATTGGCGTCAGGTGGCAATGATAATGTCGTTTGTGTTTATGATGGGACTTCAAGAAATCCAATGATTAAATTCATAGAACATAAGGCGGCTGTTAAGGCCCTGGCGTGGTCGCCACATAAGAGAGGAATTTTGGCTACTGGTGGTGGTACTGTTGATCGAAGATTAAAGACTTGGAATGTGAATACatcaatgaaattaagTGACGTTGACACCGGTTCCCAAGTTTGCAATATGATTTGGTCAAAAAATACAGATGAGATTGTAACTTCACATGGGTATTCAAAGTACCATTTAACACTTTGGGATTATCCTACGATGAACCCTGTAGCAATATTAAAAGGCCACAGTTTCAGAGTATTACATCTGACACTGTCAGCAGATGGGACCACTGTGGTTTCTGGTGCTGGTGATGAGACATTGAGATATTGGAAGCTATTTGAGAAATCAAAACCTAGAGCCAAACCGGATTCTATCATACTAAATGCCTTCAACCAAATACGATAG
- the SEN34 gene encoding tRNA splicing endonuclease subunit SEN34 (ancestral locus Anc_4.116) has product MSVTIHILLNKAADEIVSQLVFDVEDIKKLRKLGICGILMGTLPPASQQNVFLSVPLRLMMEETLWLYEKGYAKLVLLNSPIDANLASKVHENSVKLSNISVEANQKSFESQRQYKTEQHRRKLEALGLLTAENNDKTAKDIQNNQKLIESSLFVEIPNSSRILSLLDKSTDEKDVISKLYSNCGQNYHIFRDLKNQNYVLAPGARFGGRFIAYPGDPLRFHSHLTVQNAIDYYNDPIDLLSLIGGSRLGTTVKKLWVIGGIKSEKDETQVDNSSTSSFYSVEWAGFG; this is encoded by the coding sequence ATGTCAGTAACGATTCATATTCTGCTGAATAAAGCTGCTGATGAAATAGTGTCACAATTAGTTTTTGATGTTGAAGATATAAAGAAACTGAGAAAATTGGGAATATGTGGGATCTTGATGGGCACATTACCACCCGCCTCACAGCAAAACGTATTCTTGTCTGTACCATTAAGGTTAATGATGGAAGAAACTCTTTGGTTATATGAGAAGGGATATGCGAAACTTGTACTACTGAACAGTCCAATAGATGCAAATTTGGCTTCAAAGGTTCATGAGAATTCCGTTAAACTGTCCAATATATCAGTTGAAGCCAATCAAAAATCATTCGAATCACAAAGACAATATAAGACTGAGCAGCACCGAAGGAAACTGGAGGCTTTGGGTCTACTAACGGCTGAGAACAATGATAAGACAGCAAAGGATATccaaaataatcaaaagCTGATCGAGTCATCTCTTTTTGTTGAGATACCGAACTCTTCAAGAATCCTGAGCTTACTTGATAAATCTACTGATGAGAAAGATGTGATAAGTAAACTCTATTCAAATTGTGGGCAAAATTATCATATTTTCCGCGATTTGAAGAACCAAAATTACGTACTTGCTCCAGGAGCCAGGTTTGGTGGTCGCTTTATAGCATATCCAGGTGATCCACTTCGATTTCACTCACATTTGACCGTTCAAAATGCAATTGACTACTACAACGACCCTATTGATTTATTGTCACTAATCGGTGGCTCTAGGTTAGGTACTACAGTTAAAAAACTTTGGGTTATTGGAGGCATAAAATCGGAAAAAGATGAGACACAAGTTGATAATTCTTCGACATCTTCCTTTTATTCTGTTGAGTGGGCAGGATTCGGTTGA
- the ERP1 gene encoding Erp1p (ancestral locus Anc_4.124) gives MLVTFICQLMAFFLVVPVQVSAFYFYTNGGERKCFHKELSKNTLLQGTYKVQIYDDNLKSYKEADPKDLSVVVDVEEVFDDNQRVVHQKGAPNGDFTFVALDSGEHRVCFQPQASGWLSKVKTKVDIEFDIGSDAKLDSKKRDTLEALHQKVNILNSKILEIRREQQLMREREASFRDISESVNSRAMWWTIIQVFVLGITCVWQMKHLSTFFVKQKVL, from the coding sequence ATGTTGGTTACCTTTATCTGCCAATTGATGGCTTTTTTCTTAGTGGTCCCAGTTCAAGTGTCTGCATTTTACTTTTACACCAACGGTGGTGAACGTAAATGTTTCCataaagaattatcaaagaatACTTTGTTACAGGGTACATATAAGGTTCAAATATATGACGATAATCTAAAATCTTATAAGGAAGCAGACCCAAAAGATCtttctgttgttgttgatgttgaGGAAGTGTTTGACGACAATCAAAGAGTTGTTCATCAAAAGGGTGCTCCTAATGGAGATTTCACCTTTGTTGCCTTGGATTCTGGTGAACACAGAGTTTGCTTCCAACCACAGGCTAGTGGATGGTTGAGCAAGGTTAAGACTAAGGTAGacattgaatttgatattggATCAGACGCCAAACTTGACTCAAAGAAGAGAGATACATTGGAGGCTTTACATCAAAAGGTAAACATTCTAAACTCCAAAATCCTAGAAATTAGAAGagaacaacaattaatgaGAGAACGTGAAGCCTCTTTTAGAGACATTTCTGAATCTGTCAACTCCCGTGCCATGTGGTGGACTATCATTCAAGTCTTCGTATTGGGTATTACATGTGTTTGGCAAATGAAGCATTTGTCTACCTTCTTTGTTAAGCAAAAGGTGTTATAA
- the RFA1 gene encoding replication factor A subunit protein RFA1 (ancestral locus Anc_4.120), producing MSNFQLSKEDFHKIFTNQQRYNNPTGGVYQVYNTRKSDSSNGNPSRKNLIMISDGVYHMKALLRNQAASKFQSLELQRGDVIRVLAAEPAIVKEKKKYVILIDDFELVQSGVELVNQSSTFLDSYFAEHPNETLSDDGSNSNNQAPFVPTPQQQPQHSTTSSTNFPSSHSQKSKAIFAIEQLSPYQNAWTIKARVSYKGEIKKWHNQRGDGCLFNVNFLDTSGEIRATAFNENAEKFYEILQEGKVYYVSKARLQPAKPQFTNLTHPYELSMDRETVVEECHDEDNVPKTHFNFIKLDAVQNQENNTNVDVLGIIKTVNPHFELTSRAGKRFDRRDISIVDDTGFEISVGLWNQQALDFNLPEGSVVAIKGVRVSDFGGKSLSMGFNSTLVSNPEIPEAFSLKGWYDNTGRTGHFTSLKQENGMGAISAENLTKFISQRITISRAIAENLGKSEKGDYFSVKAAISFLKVDNFAYPACSNENCNKKVIEQPDGTWRCEKCETNNPAPEWRYMLTISIMDETNQLWLTLFNEQAQQLLEVDANTLIALKDNDPEEFTKRTQNIQMNEYDFRIRAREDNYNDQTRIRYTVANIHKLNYKVEADFLATELSKVLMA from the coding sequence ATGTCAAACTTTCAATTAAGTAAGGAAGATTTTCATAAAATCTTTACCAATCAGCAAAGATATAATAACCCCACCGGTGGTGTCTATCAAGTTTATAACACCAGAAAATCAGATTCTTCTAATGGTAACCCTAGCAGAAAGAATTTGATCATGATATCTGATGGAGTGTACCATATGAAGGCCTTATTAAGAAACCAAGCAGcttcaaagtttcaatCTTTGGAATTGCAGAGAGGTGACGTTATTCGCGTTCTTGCAGCAGAGCCAGCCATTgttaaggaaaagaagaaatatgtGATATTAATCGATGACTTTGAACTAGTCCAATCTGGTGTCGAACTAGTCAACCAATCTAGCACCTTTTTAGATAGTTATTTTGCAGAACATCCTAATGAAACTTTAAGCGATGATGGTTCTAACTCTAACAACCAGGCACCATTTGTTCCAACACCACAgcaacaaccacaacatAGTACTACCTCTTCCACTAACTTTCCAAGTTCTCATTCCCAAAAATCGAAAGCTATTTTTGCTATTGAACAGTTATCTCCATATCAAAACGCGTGGACAATTAAGGCAAGAGTCTCCTATAAGGGtgaaataaagaaatggCATAATCAGAGAGGTGATGGTTGCCTATTTAATGTCAACTTTCTAGACACTTCTGGGGAAATAAGAGCTACTGCCTTTAACGAGAATGCTGAGAAGTTCTACGAAATCTTACAAGAAGGTAAAGTTTACTATGTATCTAAGGCAAGACTACAACCCGCTAAACCACAATTCACCAATTTAACCCATCCATACGAGTTGAGTATGGATAGAGAAACAGTTGTAGAGGAATGTCacgatgaagataatgTTCCCAAAACACATTTCAACTTCATTAAATTAGATGCAGTTCAAAACCAggaaaataatacaaatGTAGATGTTCTCGGTATTATTAAAACCGTTAATCCTCATTTTGAACTTACATCTAGAGCTGGTAAAAGATTTGATCGTCGTGACATCTCAATCGTCGACGATACaggatttgaaatttcgGTAGGGTTATGGAACCAACAGGCCCTTGATTTTAATTTACCCGAAGGCTCAGTTGTTGCTATTAAAGGTGTTCGTGTTTCAGATTTTGGAGGTAAATCGCTATCAATGGGTTTCAATAGTACTTTGGTTTCCAATCCAGAAATTCCAGAAGCATTTTCTCTAAAGGGATGGTACGATAACACAGGACGCACAGGTCATTTCACATCACTAAAGCAAGAGAATGGCATGGGTGCCATATCAGCTGAAAACTTAACGAAGTTTATATCGCAACGTATTACTATCTCAAGAGCCATCGCAGAAAATTTGGGAAAAAGTGAAAAGGGTGATTATTTCAGTGTCAAGGCGGCTATCAGTTTCTTAAAAGTTGATAATTTTGCTTATCCTGCTTGTTCTAATGAAAACTGTAACAAGAAAGTTATTGAACAACCAGATGGTACATGGAGATGTGAGAAATGTGAAACGAATAACCCCGCCCCAGAATGGAGATATATGCTGACCATATCAATTATGGATGAAACCAATCAACTCTGGTTAACTTTGTTTAATGAGCAAGCACAGCAATTGTTAGAGGTCGATGCCAATACTTTAATTGCGCTAAAAGACAACGATCCTGAAGAATTTACGAAAAGAACACAAAATATCCAGATGAATGAATATGATTTTAGAATCAGGGCTCGTGAAGATAACTATAACGACCAAACGAGAATTAGATATACCGTTGCTAACATCCACAAGTTAAATTATAAAGTGGAAGCAGATTTCTTGGCGACCGAACTTTCTAAGGTGCTAATGGCTTGA
- the ATG33 gene encoding Atg33p (ancestral locus Anc_4.191), which produces MSVCLAVTKGIAVSSLGLYAGILTSSTIISSTTPLITNSLPSEILNWKPLLHKLKACTTALGVIATTFFGASYFGAPLSGRHPYLLYSMIVSPLSGLYLYLSTNFNSIGDNVVHTKREKPDELDESLIDLGNENEHRAKEGKPMLKEKEYEADAIEARNRKQVLSNKLRINTHLFIATSVAIVGFVQSVIGIYGEGQFAS; this is translated from the coding sequence ATGTCTGTCTGTTTAGCTGTAACAAAAGGAATCGCTGTCTCTTCGTTGGGTCTATATGCCGGTATTTTGACCTCTTCTACCATAATTTCATCCACTACACCTTTGATCACAAACTCATTACCTTCTGAGATCTTAAATTGGAAGCCATTACTACACAAGCTTAAGGCATGCACTACTGCATTGGGGGTCATTGCAACCACTTTCTTTGGTGCAAGTTATTTTGGAGCTCCCCTAAGTGGGAGACACCCTTATTTGCTTTATAGTATGATTGTATCACCATTATCAGGCTTATACCTTTATTTATCTACCAATTTTAATAGTATTGGAGACAATGTAGTTCATACTAAGAGGGAGAAACCagatgaattggatgagTCCTTGATAGATTTGggtaatgaaaatgaacaCAGAGCCAAGGAAGGGAAACCAATGttgaaagagaaggaaTACGAAGCTGATGCTATTGAGGCACGCAACAGAAAACAAGTTCTTTCCAACAAGTTAAGAATAAATACACATTTATTTATAGCAACAAGTGTTGCCATTGTTGGATTTGTTCAATCAGTCATCGGTATTTACGGTGAGGGCCAATTTGCAtcataa
- the ILV5 gene encoding ketol-acid reductoisomerase (ancestral locus Anc_4.190) → MLRSQATRLVCNSRVITAKRTFALASRAAVNMRPAARFVKPMITTRGLKQINFGGTVETVYERADWPREKLLNYFKNDTFALIGYGSQGYGQGLNLRDNGLNVVIGVRKNGASWKAAIEDGWVPGENLFEVEEAIKKGTYVMNLLSDAAQSETWNTIKPLLTKGKTLYFSHGFSPVFKDLTHVEPPKDLDVILVAPKGSGRTVRSLFKEGRGINSSYAVWNDVSGKAHEKAQALAVAIGSGYVYQTTFEREVNSDLYGERGCLMGGIHGMFLAQYEVLRENGHTPSEAFNETVEEATQSLYPLIGKYGMDYMYDACSTTARRGALDWYPIFKDALKPVFQDLYESTKNGTETKRSLEFNSQPDYREKLEAELQTIRDMEIWGVGKEVRKLRPENN, encoded by the coding sequence ATGTTGAGATCCCAAGCTACCAGATTAGTGTGTAACTCCCGTGTTATCACCGCTAAGAGAACTTTTGCTCTAGCATCCCGTGCTGCTGTTAACATGAGACCAGCTGCTCGTTTCGTTAAGCCAATGATCACTACCCGTGGTTTGAAGCAAATTAACTTTGGTGGTACCGTTGAAACCGTCTACGAAAGAGCTGACTGGCCAAGAGAAAAGTTGTTGAACTACTTCAAGAACGACACTTTTGCCTTAATTGGTTACGGTTCTCAAGGTTACGGTCAAGGTTTGAACTTGAGAGACAATGGTTTGAACGTTGTTATTGGTGTTAGAAAGAATGGTGCTTCTTGGAAGGCTGCCATTGAAGATGGTTGGGTTCCAGGTGAAAACTTATTCGAAGTTGAAGAAGCCATCAAGAAGGGTACTTATGTCATGAACTTGTTATCCGATGCTGCTCAATCTGAAACTTGGAACACTATTAAGCCATTGTTGACTAAGGGTAAGACTCTATACTTCTCCCATGGTTTCTCTCCAGTCTTCAAAGATTTGACTCACGTTGAACCACCAAAGGACTTAGATGTTATCTTGGTTGCTCCAAAGGGTTCCGGTAGAACCGTTAGATCTTTATTCAAGGAAGGTCGTGGTATTAACTCTTCTTATGCTGTCTGGAACGATGTTTCCGGTAAGGCTCATGAAAAGGCTCAAGCTTTGGCTGTTGCCATTGGTTCCGGTTACGTTTACCAAACCActtttgaaagagaagTTAACTCCGATTTGTACGGTGAAAGAGGTTGTTTAATGGGTGGTATCCACGGTATGTTCTTGGCTCAATACGAAGTCTTGAGAGAAAATGGTCACACTCCATCTGAAGCTTTCAATGAAACCGTTGAAGAAGCTACTCAATCTTTGTACCCATTGATTGGTAAGTACGGTATGGATTACATGTACGATGCTTGTTCCACTACTGCTAGAAGAGGTGCTTTGGATTGGTACCCAATCTTCAAGGATGCCTTGAAGCCAGTTTTCCAAGACTTGTACGAATCTACTAAGAACGGTACTGAAACCAAGAGATCTTTGGAATTCAACTCTCAACCAGACTACAGAGAAAAGTTGGAAGCTGAATTACAAACTATTAGAGATATGGAAATCTGGGGAGTTGGTAAGGAAGTTAGAAAGTTGAGACCAGAAAACAACTAG